One part of the Mycolicibacterium aromaticivorans JS19b1 = JCM 16368 genome encodes these proteins:
- a CDS encoding CocE/NonD family hydrolase, with protein sequence MAPRYDKPWRRPGAAAYARRRIRAFLHPPVTVVPAPVDLLKDHDVAVRMRDGVALRVNVYRPPGRGPFPVILSVHPYGKDALPRRTRRGWRLNFQFRIMNQPAPIQISSETGWEAPDPVAWVARGYVVINADARGAGTSDGTGSLLSDDEARDTYDLIEWAGTQPWSNGRVGMLGVSYLALSQYKSAALHPPHLAAICPWEGFTDAYRDFMTPGGVPERGFSVIWQTLTRRVARLSVDIGEQRRRHPLRDEWWQSITPDLARIEVPILACASFSDHNLHSQGSWRLIEQAGSAERSAYTHRGGKWAVFYSDDAQRAQTAFFDRHLRNLDAPALPRVRLEVRERGDTVVAVRTENEWPLSRTRWTTMHLGNDGKLGESAPTAVGAATFRLRRQAIAFSHHFDRDVELTGPMSLRLRISLDGNDDAHLFVGVEKWSDGQYVPFEGSYGYGRDRIADGRLRLALRDSLDALTPLQPGEVVDADIALSASSTLFRAGDELRLLIAGRYLEPFNPLFGHLPARYTPSRRGNAVVHWGPGASALTIPVIPG encoded by the coding sequence ATGGCGCCTCGATACGACAAGCCCTGGCGACGGCCCGGCGCCGCGGCGTACGCCCGCCGTCGGATCCGGGCGTTCCTGCATCCCCCGGTGACTGTGGTGCCCGCGCCGGTCGATCTGCTCAAAGACCACGACGTGGCTGTCCGGATGCGTGACGGGGTGGCGTTGCGCGTCAACGTTTATCGCCCACCCGGGCGGGGTCCCTTCCCGGTCATCCTCTCGGTGCACCCCTATGGCAAAGATGCCCTGCCGCGCCGAACTCGCCGAGGATGGCGGCTCAACTTTCAATTCCGGATCATGAATCAGCCTGCACCGATACAGATTTCCAGCGAAACCGGTTGGGAGGCACCGGATCCGGTGGCATGGGTCGCACGCGGCTACGTCGTGATCAATGCCGACGCGCGCGGCGCAGGCACCTCCGACGGGACCGGTTCACTGCTGTCCGACGACGAGGCCCGCGACACCTATGACCTGATCGAGTGGGCCGGAACGCAGCCCTGGTCCAACGGTCGGGTGGGAATGCTGGGTGTTTCGTATCTGGCTCTCTCACAATATAAGTCGGCTGCCTTGCACCCGCCGCATCTCGCGGCGATCTGCCCATGGGAGGGGTTCACCGACGCCTACCGCGACTTCATGACACCGGGCGGCGTCCCCGAGCGCGGTTTCTCGGTGATCTGGCAGACCCTGACGCGCCGGGTCGCCCGCCTGTCGGTCGACATCGGCGAGCAGCGGCGCCGGCATCCGCTGCGCGACGAGTGGTGGCAGTCCATCACCCCCGACCTCGCGCGCATCGAGGTGCCAATCCTGGCCTGCGCCAGCTTCTCCGACCACAACCTGCACAGCCAGGGCTCATGGCGACTGATCGAACAGGCGGGCTCGGCCGAACGCAGCGCATACACGCACCGCGGCGGGAAATGGGCTGTGTTCTACAGCGACGATGCCCAGCGTGCGCAGACGGCGTTCTTCGACCGTCACCTGCGCAACCTCGACGCGCCCGCGCTTCCGCGGGTGCGTCTGGAAGTCCGCGAACGCGGCGACACCGTGGTCGCCGTGCGCACCGAGAACGAGTGGCCATTGAGCCGGACACGCTGGACCACAATGCATCTCGGCAACGATGGAAAGCTGGGCGAGTCGGCGCCAACGGCTGTCGGCGCCGCGACGTTTCGGCTGAGGCGGCAAGCGATCGCGTTCTCGCACCACTTCGACCGCGACGTGGAGCTCACCGGCCCGATGAGCCTGCGGCTGCGGATCTCGCTGGACGGCAATGACGACGCGCATCTGTTCGTCGGCGTCGAAAAGTGGAGCGACGGGCAGTACGTACCGTTCGAGGGGTCGTACGGCTACGGCAGGGACCGGATCGCAGACGGGCGGCTGCGGCTGGCGCTGCGGGACTCTCTGGACGCGCTCACGCCGCTGCAACCGGGAGAGGTTGTCGACGCCGACATCGCGCTGAGCGCCTCGTCGACGTTGTTTCGGGCCGGCGACGAGCTGCGGTTGCTGATCGCCGGGCGGTACCTCGAACCGTTCAACCCTCTGTTCGGCCACCTACCCGCGCGATACACACCCAGCCGGCGCGGGAATGCGGTCGTGCACTGGGGGCCGGGCGCCTCGGCGCTCACGATCCCGGTGATACCGGGATGA
- a CDS encoding glycoside hydrolase: protein MFYAQSTETKCCVAAPTVSPAAQTAVAADVPRIAQATEAELLAAGAPVAGGNFQMALPRGIAPEQGLQIHTIWVARAISVMFLEIKTIGGYRQDALKWHPNGLAIDVMIPNYHTPEGIELGNQIAGFALANAKRWGVLHVIWRQGFYPGIGAPSWTADYGNETANHFDHVHIATDGGGYPTGRETYFLGSMQSEPA, encoded by the coding sequence ATGTTCTACGCCCAAAGCACCGAAACCAAGTGTTGTGTTGCGGCGCCGACGGTTTCGCCCGCCGCCCAGACCGCCGTCGCAGCCGACGTACCGCGCATCGCGCAGGCCACTGAAGCGGAGCTGCTGGCCGCCGGCGCACCCGTCGCCGGCGGCAACTTCCAGATGGCGTTGCCGCGTGGAATCGCCCCCGAGCAAGGCCTCCAGATCCACACCATCTGGGTGGCCCGCGCGATCAGCGTGATGTTCCTGGAGATCAAGACGATCGGCGGTTACCGGCAGGATGCACTGAAGTGGCATCCCAACGGCTTGGCCATTGACGTCATGATCCCGAACTATCACACCCCGGAAGGGATCGAACTCGGCAACCAGATCGCCGGCTTCGCCCTGGCGAACGCCAAGCGATGGGGTGTGCTGCACGTGATCTGGCGGCAAGGCTTCTACCCGGGGATCGGGGCGCCGAGCTGGACGGCGGACTACGGCAACGAAACCGCCAACCACTTCGACCACGTTCATATCGCCACCGACGGCGGCGGCTACCCGACCGGGCGTGAGACGTACTTCCTCGGATCGATGCAATCAGAGCCGGCCTAG
- a CDS encoding zinc-binding dehydrogenase yields the protein MRATLMYEAGDVRVEDVPDPVLKDPTDAIVRVTRSCICGSDLWPYKSMPHKDDGRRMGHEFIGVVEDIGADVGGLQRGDLVVAPFVWADNTCDFCREGLQTSCRHGGGWGARGVDAGQGEAVRVPQAQGTLVKLPVAEDSALMPSLLTLSDVFCTGHHGVVTARVRPGSSVTVVGDGAVGLCAVLAAKRLGADQIILNGRHTSRTDLGRDFGATDVVAERGDEAVEKIRELTGGDGTNAVIECVGTEQSLVTALGAVRAGGAVSRLGVSQYRNVPLGFDTMMRNITLTGGAAPARAYIEELMPDILDGVIEPGRVFDRLIGLDETPDGYRAMADREALKVLIRP from the coding sequence ATGCGCGCAACCCTGATGTACGAGGCCGGCGACGTCCGCGTCGAGGATGTACCGGATCCTGTATTGAAAGATCCCACCGACGCCATCGTGCGGGTCACCCGCTCCTGCATCTGCGGCAGCGACCTGTGGCCGTACAAATCCATGCCGCACAAGGACGACGGCCGCCGGATGGGCCACGAATTCATCGGCGTCGTCGAGGACATCGGCGCCGACGTCGGGGGCCTTCAGCGCGGTGATCTGGTCGTCGCGCCGTTCGTCTGGGCGGACAACACCTGCGACTTCTGCCGCGAGGGCTTGCAGACGTCGTGTCGGCACGGTGGCGGTTGGGGCGCTCGCGGGGTCGATGCCGGGCAGGGCGAGGCGGTGCGCGTTCCCCAGGCGCAAGGCACGCTGGTGAAGCTTCCCGTTGCCGAAGACTCGGCACTGATGCCGTCGCTGCTGACGTTGTCCGATGTGTTCTGCACCGGTCACCACGGCGTGGTCACCGCTCGTGTGCGGCCCGGATCGTCGGTGACCGTCGTCGGCGACGGTGCGGTCGGCCTGTGCGCGGTGCTGGCCGCCAAGCGACTCGGCGCCGACCAGATCATCCTCAACGGCCGTCACACCAGCCGGACCGATCTGGGCCGCGATTTCGGTGCCACCGATGTCGTGGCCGAGCGCGGCGACGAAGCCGTCGAGAAGATCCGGGAACTGACCGGTGGTGACGGCACCAACGCTGTCATCGAATGCGTCGGCACCGAGCAGTCGCTCGTCACCGCGCTCGGCGCCGTCCGCGCCGGTGGCGCGGTCAGCAGGCTCGGTGTCTCCCAATACCGCAACGTCCCACTCGGATTCGACACCATGATGCGCAACATCACCCTCACCGGTGGTGCCGCACCCGCCCGCGCTTACATCGAGGAACTCATGCCCGACATCCTGGACGGCGTCATCGAACCCGGCCGGGTTTTCGACCGGTTGATCGGGCTCGACGAGACGCCCGACGGCTACCGCGCGATGGCCGACCGCGAAGCGCTCAAGGTGCTGATCAGACCCTGA
- a CDS encoding IS481 family transposase: MSHANARLTVHGRLLLVERIVKGHRPVSHVAAELGVSRQCAHRWVRRFRDEGVAGLSDRSSRPHRCPRRTSAVIEDAVLELRRASRRGQDWIGAELGLPARTISAILRRHQLPYLRDCDPLTGDVIRSSKATAVRYERARPGELIHMDVKKIGRIPDGGGWKAHGRAKSRSAAQRNARIGFDYVHSVVDDHSRLAYSEILPDEKGATCGEFLARAAEYFRAHGIPTIERLITDNHWSYRRSADVAAVIAGLGAKHVFIKPHCPWQNGKVERYNRTLQTEWAYQQIFTTNDARSAALAPWLEDYNNRRRHSALGGQPPISRLTPTS; this comes from the coding sequence GTGTCCCACGCTAATGCCCGTTTGACCGTTCATGGTCGTCTGCTGCTCGTTGAGCGGATCGTTAAGGGACACCGACCGGTGTCTCATGTCGCTGCCGAATTAGGAGTGTCGCGCCAGTGCGCTCACCGATGGGTGCGCCGGTTTCGCGATGAAGGCGTTGCCGGGTTGTCGGATCGCTCCTCACGACCACACCGCTGCCCGCGCCGCACATCAGCTGTCATTGAAGATGCGGTCCTCGAACTGCGCCGCGCCAGTAGGCGGGGCCAGGACTGGATCGGCGCCGAACTCGGTCTGCCGGCCCGCACGATCTCGGCGATCTTGCGCCGCCACCAGCTGCCGTATCTGAGGGACTGCGACCCGCTGACCGGTGACGTGATCCGGTCATCGAAAGCGACCGCGGTCCGCTACGAACGGGCACGCCCCGGAGAACTAATTCATATGGATGTCAAGAAGATTGGCCGCATCCCTGACGGAGGCGGATGGAAGGCTCACGGCCGAGCCAAGAGCAGATCTGCTGCACAGAGGAACGCGCGCATCGGGTTCGACTACGTGCACTCCGTCGTTGACGACCATTCGCGGCTGGCCTACTCAGAGATCCTGCCCGATGAAAAGGGAGCGACGTGCGGTGAGTTTTTAGCCAGGGCCGCCGAGTACTTCCGCGCCCACGGCATCCCGACCATCGAGAGACTCATCACCGACAACCACTGGAGTTATCGACGCTCCGCCGATGTCGCGGCTGTCATCGCAGGCCTGGGCGCCAAGCACGTCTTCATCAAGCCGCATTGCCCCTGGCAGAACGGGAAAGTGGAGCGCTACAACCGCACCCTGCAGACCGAGTGGGCCTACCAGCAGATATTCACCACCAACGACGCTCGCAGCGCTGCCCTTGCACCCTGGCTCGAGGACTACAACAATCGACGACGCCACTCAGCCCTCGGAGGCCAACCCCCGATTAGCAGACTGACGCCAACGTCCTAG
- a CDS encoding TetR/AcrR family transcriptional regulator — protein MALRHRVEDGIAESTLHLLRTGGPRAVTVEAVAAHSGIAKTTIYRRHPNRRDMLSSALSAVASPEPLNPDTEAADQLRWLIHHAVETIDSGIGFGGLAAMMTDDDPEFTEVFRSILAGQRAELSGVIDSAKASGSMRADIDNATLIDAIVGAYIAERARTGQVAAGWDERVFDLVWPAVEAGR, from the coding sequence ATGGCGTTACGTCATCGAGTTGAAGACGGCATCGCGGAGTCGACGTTGCACCTGCTGCGCACCGGCGGACCCCGCGCCGTCACTGTCGAGGCCGTCGCCGCCCACTCCGGTATCGCGAAAACCACGATTTATCGCAGGCACCCCAATCGTCGCGACATGCTCTCGAGCGCGTTGTCGGCCGTTGCGTCACCGGAGCCGCTGAACCCGGACACCGAAGCCGCGGACCAGCTTCGGTGGCTCATCCACCACGCAGTCGAAACCATCGATAGCGGCATCGGTTTCGGCGGTCTTGCGGCGATGATGACCGATGACGACCCGGAATTCACCGAGGTATTCCGGAGCATTCTTGCCGGCCAGCGGGCGGAACTATCGGGCGTCATCGACAGCGCAAAAGCCAGCGGCTCGATGCGGGCCGACATCGACAACGCGACGCTGATCGACGCGATCGTCGGCGCGTACATTGCCGAGCGCGCACGCACCGGGCAGGTGGCCGCCGGATGGGATGAGCGCGTCTTCGACCTGGTTTGGCCGGCGGTCGAGGCCGGCCGCTAG
- a CDS encoding OsmC family protein codes for MTASSTGSEPASLEGTVTVTEAGTGTYTQKITAGKHQLFADEPLPIGGDAGPTPYDLLLAGLGACTSMTVRLYANKKGWPLDQVEVSLRHKRIHAEDCAECETKKGWVSHIDRTITLVGDLDDSQRERLLAIAERCPVHQTLTSEVDIVTSLT; via the coding sequence ATGACGGCATCGAGCACCGGTAGTGAACCCGCTTCACTCGAGGGCACTGTGACGGTGACAGAAGCAGGCACCGGCACCTACACACAGAAGATCACCGCCGGTAAGCACCAGCTGTTCGCGGACGAACCGCTGCCGATCGGCGGCGATGCCGGGCCGACGCCCTATGACTTGTTACTGGCAGGCCTAGGGGCATGCACGTCGATGACGGTGCGGTTGTATGCGAACAAGAAGGGCTGGCCGCTAGATCAGGTGGAGGTGTCCCTGCGGCACAAGCGGATTCACGCCGAAGACTGCGCCGAGTGTGAGACCAAGAAAGGTTGGGTCAGCCACATCGACCGGACCATCACCTTGGTCGGCGACCTTGACGATAGCCAACGCGAGCGGCTGTTGGCGATCGCCGAGCGTTGCCCGGTGCACCAAACACTGACCTCGGAAGTCGACATCGTGACATCGCTGACCTGA
- the groL gene encoding chaperonin GroEL (60 kDa chaperone family; promotes refolding of misfolded polypeptides especially under stressful conditions; forms two stacked rings of heptamers to form a barrel-shaped 14mer; ends can be capped by GroES; misfolded proteins enter the barrel where they are refolded when GroES binds) codes for MSKLIEFDETARRAMEIGVDKLADAVKVTLGPRGRHVVLAKAFGGPTVTNDGVTIAREIELEDPFENLGAQLVKSVATKTNDVAGDGTTTATVLAQAIIKNGLRNVAAGANPIALGSGIGRAADAVSEALLASATPVAGKTGIAQIATVSSRDEEVGELVGEAMTKVGTDGVVSVEESSTMNTELEITDGVGFDKGFISAYFVTDFDLQEAVLEDALILLHRDKISSLPDLLPLLEKVAQDGKPLLIVAEDVEGEALSTLVVNAIRKTLKAVAVKAPFFGDRRKAFLDDLAVVTGGQVVNPDVGLLLREVGLEVLGTARRVVVSKDSTVIVDGGGSADDIAARVKQLKSEIEASESDWDREKLQERLAKLAGGVAVIKVGAATETALKERKHRVEDAVSAAKAAVEEGIVAGGGSALVQANKALDALRAEVSGDEALGVEVFASSLSAPLFWIATNAGFDGAVVVNKVGELPTGHGFNAATLTYGDLIADGVIDPVKVTRSAVLNAASVARMVLTTETAIVEKPVDADEHAGHGHHHGHAH; via the coding sequence ATGAGCAAATTGATTGAGTTCGACGAGACCGCACGCCGGGCCATGGAGATCGGCGTCGACAAGCTCGCCGACGCCGTGAAGGTGACCCTGGGTCCACGCGGTCGCCATGTAGTGCTCGCCAAGGCGTTCGGTGGCCCGACGGTCACCAACGACGGCGTGACCATCGCGCGTGAGATCGAGCTGGAAGATCCCTTCGAGAATCTTGGCGCGCAGCTGGTGAAGTCGGTGGCCACCAAGACCAACGACGTGGCCGGCGACGGAACTACGACGGCCACCGTACTGGCCCAGGCCATCATCAAGAACGGCCTGCGCAATGTGGCCGCCGGCGCGAACCCGATCGCCCTGGGCTCGGGCATCGGCCGGGCGGCTGATGCCGTGTCGGAGGCGCTGCTGGCTTCGGCCACGCCGGTGGCCGGCAAGACCGGTATCGCCCAGATTGCCACCGTCTCCTCGCGCGACGAAGAAGTTGGCGAGCTGGTCGGCGAGGCGATGACCAAGGTCGGCACCGACGGTGTGGTCAGCGTCGAGGAGTCCTCGACGATGAACACCGAGCTGGAGATCACCGACGGTGTCGGTTTCGACAAGGGCTTCATCTCGGCCTACTTCGTCACCGATTTCGATCTGCAGGAGGCCGTCCTCGAGGATGCGCTGATACTGCTGCACCGCGACAAGATCAGCTCACTGCCCGACCTGCTGCCGCTGCTGGAGAAGGTGGCCCAGGACGGGAAGCCGCTGCTGATCGTGGCCGAGGACGTCGAGGGTGAGGCGCTGTCGACTCTGGTCGTCAACGCAATTCGCAAGACGTTGAAGGCCGTTGCGGTCAAGGCGCCGTTCTTCGGTGACCGCCGCAAGGCGTTCCTCGATGACCTGGCGGTCGTGACCGGTGGCCAGGTGGTCAACCCCGACGTCGGCCTGCTGTTGCGTGAGGTCGGTCTGGAGGTGCTGGGCACCGCGCGCCGCGTGGTGGTCAGCAAGGATTCCACCGTCATCGTCGATGGCGGCGGATCTGCCGACGACATCGCGGCCCGCGTCAAGCAGCTCAAGAGCGAGATCGAGGCGAGCGAATCCGACTGGGACCGCGAGAAGCTGCAGGAGCGGCTGGCGAAGCTGGCCGGCGGCGTTGCGGTGATCAAGGTCGGTGCGGCCACCGAGACCGCGCTCAAGGAGCGCAAGCACCGGGTCGAGGACGCCGTATCGGCGGCCAAGGCTGCGGTCGAGGAGGGCATCGTCGCCGGTGGTGGCAGTGCTCTGGTTCAGGCCAACAAGGCGCTCGATGCGCTGCGTGCGGAGGTGTCCGGTGACGAGGCACTCGGCGTCGAGGTGTTCGCCTCGTCGCTGTCGGCCCCGCTGTTCTGGATCGCCACCAACGCCGGTTTCGACGGGGCGGTCGTGGTCAACAAGGTCGGCGAGCTGCCCACCGGGCACGGCTTCAATGCCGCGACGCTGACCTATGGTGATCTGATCGCCGACGGTGTGATCGATCCGGTGAAGGTGACCCGCTCCGCGGTGCTCAACGCCGCGTCGGTGGCACGCATGGTGCTCACCACCGAGACCGCGATCGTGGAGAAGCCGGTCGATGCCGACGAGCATGCCGGCCATGGTCATCACCACGGGCACGCGCACTAG
- the groES gene encoding co-chaperone GroES has protein sequence MVAVNIKPLEDKILVQANEAETTTASGLVIPDTAKEKPQEGTVVAVGPGRWDEDGEKRIPLDVAEGDTVIYSKYGGTEIKYNGEEYLILSARDVLAVVNK, from the coding sequence ATCGTGGCCGTGAACATCAAGCCGCTCGAGGACAAGATCCTCGTACAGGCCAATGAGGCCGAGACGACCACCGCGTCGGGTCTGGTCATCCCGGACACCGCCAAGGAGAAGCCGCAGGAAGGCACTGTCGTTGCCGTCGGCCCCGGCCGCTGGGACGAGGACGGCGAGAAGCGGATTCCGCTGGACGTCGCTGAGGGCGACACTGTCATCTACAGCAAGTACGGCGGCACCGAGATCAAGTACAACGGCGAGGAGTACCTGATCCTGTCGGCCCGCGACGTGCTGGCGGTCGTCAACAAGTAG